In the genome of Streptomyces pactum, one region contains:
- a CDS encoding GTP-binding protein, producing the protein MTGAGPLPVAVVAGLHVDARRAAVDRLLATVPGSVALHHDLASAPAGTVRRTVRDARSVLDQGEAPLVNDCACCALREDLVPELNRLAAAGCRLAVVELWDSVEPQAMAEVVAAHSGTELRLTAVLTAVDPALALPYLSCGDDLAEVGLAAAASDRRTVADTFARQLEYPPVLVLVEDGPAAGSGTGVSDDGDPGDGQAMPGGGPYPAGARRTGAAPDPAGTAEPADPADPTDLALLRQLHPTARTVPVDSPELAEVVTAGFDVAAAADRQHPACALLPQAADEEGVTTVVWHRVRPFHPGRLYAALEELTCAAVRSRGRFWLADRPDTLLSWDAAGGALCVESAGPWLAALPDAAWELVPATRRVAAALDWDPEHGDRAQHLTFTSPGLDADQLTALLESCLLTDAEYAAGPEAWRGLSHAFDDLLDPVC; encoded by the coding sequence GTGACCGGCGCCGGCCCGCTGCCGGTCGCGGTGGTCGCCGGACTGCACGTCGACGCCCGGCGCGCGGCGGTGGACCGGCTGCTGGCGACCGTGCCGGGCAGCGTCGCGCTCCACCACGACCTGGCGTCCGCGCCGGCCGGTACCGTGCGGCGGACCGTGCGGGACGCCCGGTCGGTCCTCGACCAGGGGGAGGCGCCGCTGGTCAACGACTGCGCCTGCTGCGCGCTCCGGGAGGACCTGGTGCCGGAGCTGAACCGGCTGGCCGCCGCCGGGTGCCGGCTCGCCGTGGTGGAGCTGTGGGATTCGGTGGAACCGCAGGCGATGGCCGAGGTGGTGGCCGCGCACAGCGGCACGGAACTGCGGCTGACCGCGGTACTCACCGCCGTGGACCCCGCCCTGGCACTGCCCTACCTCAGCTGCGGCGACGACCTGGCCGAGGTGGGGCTGGCCGCCGCCGCGAGCGACCGGCGCACGGTGGCCGACACCTTCGCCCGGCAACTGGAGTACCCGCCGGTCCTCGTCCTGGTGGAGGACGGCCCGGCCGCGGGTTCCGGCACCGGGGTGTCCGATGACGGGGACCCCGGTGACGGCCAGGCGATGCCCGGCGGCGGGCCGTACCCGGCCGGCGCCCGGCGGACCGGCGCGGCACCCGACCCGGCCGGCACCGCCGAGCCGGCCGACCCCGCCGATCCGACCGATCTCGCGCTGCTGCGCCAGCTCCACCCCACGGCCCGCACGGTCCCGGTGGACTCCCCGGAGCTGGCGGAGGTGGTGACGGCCGGCTTCGACGTGGCGGCCGCCGCCGACCGGCAGCACCCGGCCTGCGCCCTGCTGCCGCAGGCCGCGGACGAGGAGGGGGTCACCACCGTGGTGTGGCACCGGGTGCGCCCCTTCCACCCCGGGCGGCTGTACGCCGCGCTGGAGGAGCTGACCTGCGCCGCCGTCCGCAGCCGGGGGCGGTTCTGGCTCGCCGACCGGCCCGACACCCTGCTGTCCTGGGACGCGGCCGGCGGCGCGCTGTGCGTGGAGAGCGCCGGCCCGTGGCTCGCAGCGCTGCCCGACGCCGCCTGGGAGCTGGTGCCGGCCACCCGGCGGGTCGCGGCGGCGCTGGACTGGGACCCGGAACACGGCGACCGGGCCCAGCACCTCACCTTCACCTCACCGGGGCTGGACGCGGACCAGCTGACGGCGCTGCTGGAGTCCTGTCTGCTGACCGACGCGGAGTACGCGGCCGGGCCGGAGGCGTGGCGCGGTCTGTCCCACGCCTTCGACGACCTCCTCGACCCGGTCTGCTGA
- a CDS encoding rod shape-determining protein encodes MSLSLEQLRRCSVAVDLGAARTRVYLKGTGLIVDEPSVCAVNLRTGGLIAVGTPAENMAGRTPGHIAVVRPISGGAVVDITMAQRMLRQFVGEKVRRAWRRKPLLRAAACTPFDAHPLAQTAAVETLTGLGARRVELVDTLVAAAVGCGLPVEQPEATMIVVCGATTTQVAVLSLGALVAAESVPVGGDAIDRAVVQHLRTRHEVMLAGHSVRPLHLVLSGPDAASGAEVHGRDVVTGRARSVRVDADGVRNATHVPMTAVIDTIGSVLRRCPPDLVADLGDRGIMLAGGSARLPGLDSMIGQATGMPVHVAERPDICAVEGLGAMLEGKVRPLPVGPPAA; translated from the coding sequence ATGTCCCTCAGCCTGGAGCAACTACGCCGCTGTTCGGTAGCCGTCGATCTCGGTGCCGCGCGAACCCGCGTCTACCTCAAGGGCACCGGACTCATCGTCGACGAGCCGAGCGTCTGTGCCGTGAACCTGCGGACCGGCGGCCTGATCGCGGTCGGCACGCCCGCCGAGAACATGGCCGGGCGCACCCCCGGCCACATCGCGGTGGTCCGCCCCATCTCCGGCGGCGCCGTGGTGGACATCACGATGGCGCAGCGGATGCTGCGGCAGTTCGTCGGGGAGAAGGTGCGCCGCGCCTGGCGGCGGAAACCGCTGCTGCGCGCCGCCGCGTGCACCCCGTTCGACGCCCATCCGCTCGCCCAGACCGCCGCCGTGGAGACCCTGACCGGGCTCGGTGCCCGCCGGGTGGAACTGGTGGACACCCTGGTCGCCGCGGCGGTCGGCTGCGGTCTGCCGGTGGAACAGCCGGAAGCCACCATGATCGTGGTGTGCGGCGCCACCACCACGCAGGTCGCGGTGCTCTCGCTGGGGGCCCTGGTGGCCGCCGAGAGCGTTCCGGTGGGCGGTGACGCGATCGACCGTGCGGTCGTGCAGCACCTGCGCACCCGCCACGAGGTGATGCTGGCCGGGCACTCGGTCCGCCCGCTGCACCTGGTGCTGAGCGGCCCGGACGCGGCGAGCGGCGCCGAGGTGCACGGCCGGGACGTGGTCACCGGCCGGGCCCGTTCCGTACGGGTGGACGCCGACGGGGTACGGAACGCCACGCACGTGCCGATGACGGCGGTGATCGACACCATCGGGTCGGTGCTCCGGCGCTGCCCGCCCGACCTCGTCGCCGACCTGGGCGACCGGGGCATCATGCTGGCCGGCGGCAGCGCCCGGCTCCCCGGCCTGGACAGCATGATCGGGCAGGCCACGGGCATGCCGGTGCACGTGGCGGAGCGCCCGGACATCTGTGCGGTGGAGGGCCTGGGCGCGATGCTGGAGGGGAAGGTACGCCCCCTCCCCGTCGGCCCGCCCGCGGCCTGA
- a CDS encoding bifunctional 3'-5' exonuclease/DNA polymerase: MRWALAEMDDGGVRLCPLDSSGRAAGPVVTDAGGLASAIRSRPEVDRWVWRATAAVYPRLLAAGLRVERCYDVEAAENLLLGHEGRSGEPRSLAAAWARLRGLPVPDDPPPAGSGRGPQRAADSQPSLFETEGSPLPPGTDPMEALLAVYAGQLARTGQTTHPARMRLLIAAESAGMLVAAEMRRAGVPWRADVHRELLDELLGERYPGGLEPQRLAELADEVSRAFDRHRATGSAGGARPVAAPVAGTVTTTGPGPAGERRATGERRPTGERRATGEGPGSGGAPPRVRPDLPAEVIRAFARDGIALSSTRAWELRRIDHPAVEPLLRYKKLYRLHTAHGWAWLRTWVRDGRFRPEYLPGGTVSGRWTTNGGGALQIPKVVRRAVMADPGWRLVVADADQLEPRVLAAISRDPGLMEVAGSDRDLYAALSDRAFSGDREQAKLALLGAIYGQTSGDGLKNLAALRRRFPAAVEYVDEAARAGEEGRLVRTWLGRTCPPADTAGDPYEEAGLPPAEDGPAAPGGGAGARARGRFTRNFVVQGSAADWAVIMLAALRQSLAPLRAELVFFQHDEVIVHCPEEEAERVGEAIRAAGDRAGRIAFGDTPVRFPFTLAVVDSYADAKGGPVDADL; the protein is encoded by the coding sequence ATGAGGTGGGCGCTGGCGGAGATGGACGACGGGGGTGTTCGTCTCTGCCCGCTCGACTCCTCCGGACGGGCAGCCGGACCGGTCGTGACGGACGCGGGCGGCCTCGCGTCGGCCATCCGCTCCCGTCCGGAGGTGGACCGCTGGGTCTGGCGGGCGACGGCCGCGGTGTATCCGCGGCTGCTCGCCGCCGGCCTGCGGGTCGAACGGTGTTACGACGTCGAGGCGGCGGAGAACCTGCTGCTCGGGCACGAGGGGCGGTCCGGGGAGCCGCGTTCGCTGGCCGCCGCCTGGGCCCGGCTGCGCGGTCTGCCGGTGCCCGACGACCCGCCGCCGGCGGGCTCCGGCCGGGGTCCGCAGCGGGCCGCGGACAGCCAGCCGTCGCTGTTCGAGACCGAGGGGTCGCCGCTGCCGCCCGGCACCGACCCGATGGAGGCCCTGCTCGCCGTCTACGCCGGGCAGCTGGCCCGCACCGGGCAGACCACCCACCCGGCCCGGATGCGGCTGCTCATCGCGGCGGAGTCCGCGGGCATGCTGGTGGCCGCCGAGATGCGGCGGGCCGGGGTGCCCTGGCGCGCCGATGTGCACCGCGAACTGCTCGACGAACTCCTCGGCGAACGCTACCCGGGCGGGCTGGAGCCGCAGCGGCTGGCGGAGCTGGCGGACGAGGTGTCCCGGGCCTTCGACCGCCACCGGGCCACCGGTTCCGCCGGCGGTGCCCGCCCCGTGGCGGCGCCCGTCGCGGGCACCGTGACCACCACCGGCCCGGGGCCGGCCGGGGAGCGGCGAGCCACCGGGGAACGGCGGCCGACGGGGGAGCGGCGAGCCACCGGGGAGGGGCCGGGCTCCGGCGGCGCCCCGCCGCGGGTGCGTCCCGACCTGCCCGCGGAGGTCATCCGGGCCTTCGCCCGCGACGGCATCGCGCTCTCCTCGACCCGGGCCTGGGAGCTGCGGCGGATCGACCACCCGGCGGTGGAGCCGCTGCTGCGCTACAAGAAGCTCTACCGGCTGCACACCGCCCACGGCTGGGCCTGGCTGCGGACCTGGGTGCGGGACGGCCGGTTCCGCCCCGAGTACCTGCCCGGAGGCACCGTCTCCGGACGCTGGACCACCAACGGGGGCGGGGCGCTGCAGATCCCCAAGGTGGTGCGGCGGGCGGTGATGGCCGACCCGGGCTGGCGGCTGGTGGTCGCCGACGCCGACCAGCTGGAGCCGCGGGTGCTCGCGGCGATCTCCCGCGATCCGGGCCTGATGGAGGTGGCCGGCAGCGACCGGGACCTGTACGCGGCGCTGTCCGACCGGGCCTTCTCCGGTGACCGCGAGCAGGCGAAGCTGGCCCTGCTGGGCGCGATCTACGGGCAGACGTCCGGGGACGGCCTGAAGAACCTCGCCGCGCTGCGCCGCCGCTTCCCGGCCGCCGTGGAGTACGTGGACGAGGCGGCCCGGGCCGGCGAGGAGGGCCGGCTGGTCCGCACCTGGCTCGGCCGCACCTGCCCGCCCGCCGACACCGCGGGTGACCCGTACGAGGAGGCCGGCCTGCCGCCGGCCGAGGACGGTCCGGCGGCACCGGGCGGTGGCGCCGGGGCCCGGGCCCGCGGCAGGTTCACCCGGAACTTCGTCGTCCAGGGCAGCGCCGCCGACTGGGCCGTGATCATGCTGGCGGCCCTGCGGCAGTCGCTCGCCCCGCTCCGCGCCGAACTGGTCTTCTTCCAGCACGACGAGGTGATCGTGCACTGTCCCGAGGAGGAGGCCGAGCGGGTCGGCGAGGCCATCCGCGCCGCCGGGGACCGGGCCGGCCGGATCGCCTTCGGCGACACGCCGGTGCGGTTCCCGTTCACCCTCGCGGTCGTGGACAGCTACGCCGACGCCAAGGGCGGACCGGTGGACGCCGACCTCTGA
- a CDS encoding tellurite resistance TerB family protein, whose protein sequence is MALWDRLRDSAQTMQTQLQSKKNELKSGGFRDASMAMCALVAAADGQVDPAERQRVASLIATNDVLRNFPADDLQRRFDENLAKLTADFSLGKVGLMQTIGKVQKKPTEARAVIQIGIVIGGADGDFDKTEQALVREVCFAVGIDPAEFDL, encoded by the coding sequence ATGGCTCTGTGGGACCGGCTGAGGGACTCGGCCCAGACGATGCAGACCCAGCTGCAGTCGAAGAAGAACGAGCTGAAGAGCGGCGGCTTCCGAGACGCCAGCATGGCGATGTGCGCGCTGGTGGCCGCCGCCGACGGGCAGGTGGACCCGGCCGAGCGGCAGCGGGTCGCCTCGCTGATCGCAACCAACGACGTCCTGCGGAACTTCCCCGCCGACGACCTCCAGCGGCGGTTCGACGAGAACCTGGCCAAGCTGACCGCGGACTTCTCGCTCGGCAAGGTCGGCCTCATGCAGACCATCGGCAAGGTGCAGAAGAAGCCGACCGAGGCGCGTGCGGTAATCCAGATCGGCATCGTGATCGGCGGCGCCGACGGTGACTTCGACAAGACCGAGCAGGCCCTGGTGCGGGAGGTGTGCTTCGCCGTCGGCATCGACCCGGCGGAGTTCGACCTGTAG
- the rpsR gene encoding 30S ribosomal protein S18 has product MTRNGTSRKNIRPRPNPLDAAGVTYIDYKDTDLLRKFISDRGKIRSRRVTRVTAQQQRRIARAIKNAREMALLPYGSR; this is encoded by the coding sequence ATGACCCGGAACGGTACATCCCGCAAAAACATCAGGCCCCGGCCGAACCCTTTGGACGCCGCCGGCGTCACATATATCGACTACAAGGACACGGATCTGCTCCGGAAGTTCATCTCGGACCGGGGGAAGATCCGGAGTCGGCGGGTCACGCGCGTCACCGCGCAGCAGCAGCGGCGGATTGCACGTGCGATCAAGAATGCCCGGGAGATGGCGCTGTTGCCGTACGGCTCGCGGTGA
- a CDS encoding type B 50S ribosomal protein L31, whose amino-acid sequence MKPGIHPPYGPVVFRDRAAGYAFLTRSTATADRTVEWEDGNTYPVIDVEISSASHPFYTGTARVLDTAGRVERFERRYGRAAHRGDR is encoded by the coding sequence ATGAAGCCCGGCATCCATCCCCCGTACGGCCCCGTCGTCTTCCGCGACCGGGCCGCCGGTTACGCCTTCCTCACCCGGTCCACGGCCACCGCCGACCGGACCGTCGAGTGGGAGGACGGCAACACCTACCCCGTCATCGACGTCGAGATCTCCTCGGCGAGCCACCCCTTCTACACCGGGACCGCCCGGGTGCTGGACACCGCCGGCCGCGTCGAGCGCTTCGAGCGCCGCTACGGCCGCGCCGCCCACCGGGGTGACCGGTGA
- the rpmG gene encoding 50S ribosomal protein L33: MARNELRPVIKLRSTAGTGYTYVTRKNRRNDPDRMTLRKYDPVAGRHVTFREER, translated from the coding sequence ATGGCCCGCAACGAACTACGCCCCGTGATCAAACTCCGGTCCACCGCCGGCACCGGCTACACCTACGTCACCCGGAAGAACCGCCGGAACGACCCGGACCGGATGACGCTGCGCAAGTACGACCCGGTCGCCGGGCGCCACGTGACCTTCCGCGAGGAGCGCTGA
- the rpmB gene encoding 50S ribosomal protein L28: protein MSVHCQLTGRTPGFGNSVSHSHRRTPRRFDPNIQRRRYWLASERRYVRLTLSAKGVKTVDAIGVEAAVARIRARGGKV, encoded by the coding sequence GTGTCCGTCCACTGCCAGCTGACCGGCCGGACCCCCGGCTTCGGCAACTCGGTCTCCCACTCCCACCGGCGCACCCCGCGCCGCTTCGATCCGAACATCCAGCGGCGGCGCTACTGGCTGGCCTCCGAGCGCCGGTACGTCCGGCTCACGCTCAGCGCCAAGGGTGTGAAGACCGTGGACGCCATCGGCGTCGAGGCCGCGGTGGCCCGCATCCGTGCCCGGGGAGGGAAGGTCTGA
- a CDS encoding ATP-binding SpoIIE family protein phosphatase produces MVSPARVRRGRAADGRAIGVPSAQRTLIWLNEASSRIGTSLDLQQTAQEFADFMVPRFADGCAVDLLDSVLRGEEGERAATVAPALRAMAVSAVEEMSQLEPDPVGEITQYGTSMALEVVLGRRPRMVTRIRPDEYHLVSSNPSAAEKMRRAGVHSYLAVPLLARGVLLGVADFVRGPDSPPFTRTDMALAVQIASRAAVFVDNARLYGRERQHVVALQRALLPRSVPRTVRLDVSTCYTPAADPSGVGGDWFDVVPLPGGRTALIVGDVMSHGLPAAATMGRLRAVARTLMQLDIAPDRVLARLDLAARDLEEDQVATFLCAIHDPVDRSYTLARAGHIPPLMVAEDGTVRYLDVPVGAPVGAGVIPYDAVRVPAPPGSRLVLFTDGLIKSRGGDIEAEMGRLLDITAGMAADGLDAERLAAASDPARQRFDETAVVVARSLRTDPDGEWDVAQWPLPQDGRAASRARQLAREQLDHWRLSDVADVTELVVSELVGNALRYGHGPGHLRMVRRHRLLVEVSDHGPDLPQIQHSTVSDEGGRGLQLVNTLCRRWGSCRISGGKVVWAEQDIVGSELSLDQPLGAG; encoded by the coding sequence ATGGTGTCGCCGGCCCGTGTGCGCCGGGGGCGGGCCGCTGACGGCCGGGCGATCGGTGTGCCGTCCGCCCAGCGAACCCTGATCTGGCTGAACGAGGCGAGCAGCCGCATCGGGACCTCGCTCGACCTCCAGCAGACGGCCCAGGAGTTCGCCGACTTCATGGTTCCGCGCTTCGCCGACGGCTGTGCGGTCGATCTGCTGGACTCGGTGCTCCGCGGCGAGGAGGGCGAGCGCGCCGCCACGGTGGCGCCCGCGCTGCGCGCGATGGCCGTCTCGGCGGTCGAGGAGATGAGCCAGCTGGAGCCGGATCCGGTGGGTGAGATCACCCAGTACGGGACGTCCATGGCGCTGGAGGTGGTGCTGGGCCGGCGCCCCCGGATGGTCACCCGGATACGCCCGGACGAGTACCACCTGGTGTCCTCCAACCCGAGCGCCGCGGAGAAGATGCGCCGGGCGGGCGTCCACAGCTACCTGGCGGTTCCGCTGCTGGCGCGCGGTGTGCTGCTGGGGGTGGCCGACTTCGTCCGCGGGCCGGACAGCCCGCCGTTCACCCGGACCGACATGGCCCTGGCGGTGCAGATCGCCTCGCGCGCCGCGGTCTTCGTGGACAACGCCCGCCTCTACGGGCGCGAGCGCCAGCACGTGGTGGCGTTGCAACGGGCGCTGCTGCCGCGCAGTGTGCCGCGGACGGTGCGGCTGGACGTGTCCACCTGCTACACGCCGGCCGCGGACCCCAGCGGGGTCGGCGGGGACTGGTTCGACGTGGTGCCGCTGCCGGGCGGCCGCACCGCGCTCATCGTCGGCGACGTGATGTCGCACGGGTTGCCGGCCGCGGCCACCATGGGCCGGCTGCGGGCCGTGGCCCGCACCCTGATGCAGCTGGACATCGCCCCGGACCGGGTGCTGGCCCGCCTCGACCTGGCCGCGCGGGACCTGGAGGAGGACCAGGTCGCGACGTTCCTGTGCGCCATCCACGACCCGGTGGACCGCTCGTACACGCTGGCCAGGGCCGGGCACATCCCCCCGCTGATGGTGGCCGAGGACGGCACCGTGCGGTATCTGGACGTGCCGGTGGGCGCGCCGGTGGGGGCCGGGGTCATCCCGTACGACGCGGTACGGGTGCCCGCACCGCCCGGCAGCCGGCTGGTGCTCTTCACCGACGGCCTGATCAAGTCGCGCGGGGGCGACATCGAGGCCGAGATGGGGAGGCTGCTGGACATCACCGCGGGCATGGCGGCGGACGGGCTGGACGCCGAGCGCCTGGCGGCGGCGAGCGACCCGGCCCGGCAGCGCTTCGACGAGACGGCGGTGGTCGTCGCCCGGAGCCTGCGGACCGACCCGGACGGGGAGTGGGACGTGGCCCAGTGGCCGCTGCCGCAGGACGGCCGGGCGGCGAGCCGGGCCCGCCAGCTGGCCCGGGAGCAGCTGGACCACTGGCGGCTGTCGGACGTGGCGGACGTGACCGAGCTGGTGGTCAGCGAACTGGTGGGGAACGCGCTGCGGTACGGACACGGGCCCGGCCACCTGCGGATGGTGCGGCGGCACCGGCTGCTGGTGGAGGTCTCCGACCACGGCCCGGACCTGCCGCAGATCCAGCACAGCACGGTCAGCGACGAGGGCGGCCGGGGGCTGCAGCTGGTCAACACGCTCTGCCGCCGCTGGGGGTCGTGCCGGATCTCCGGCGGCAAGGTGGTGTGGGCGGAGCAGGACATCGTGGGTTCGGAGCTGAGCCTGGACCAGCCGCTGGGCGCGGGCTGA
- a CDS encoding methylated-DNA--[protein]-cysteine S-methyltransferase, which produces MTVYTTLDSPVGELLLVGEESATAPGGTALASLTMPEQRGGAVVREGWRRDEAAFTEIAGQLRAYFAGSLTRFDIEFTADRGTDFQRRVWAALEEIPYGTTTSYGQVARRIGASPAAVRALGAAIGANPLLLVRPCHRVIGANGSLTGYAAGLDRKRLLLSHEGLTLPAA; this is translated from the coding sequence ATGACGGTCTACACGACGCTGGACAGCCCGGTCGGAGAGCTGCTGCTGGTCGGCGAGGAGTCGGCCACCGCCCCCGGCGGGACCGCGCTCGCCTCGCTGACCATGCCGGAACAGCGGGGCGGGGCCGTCGTCCGGGAGGGCTGGCGGCGGGACGAGGCGGCGTTCACCGAGATCGCCGGGCAGCTGCGGGCGTACTTCGCGGGGTCACTCACCCGTTTCGACATCGAGTTCACCGCCGACCGGGGGACCGACTTCCAGCGGCGGGTGTGGGCCGCGCTGGAGGAGATCCCGTACGGCACCACCACCAGTTACGGGCAGGTGGCCCGGCGGATCGGGGCGTCTCCGGCCGCGGTACGCGCCCTCGGCGCGGCGATCGGCGCCAACCCGCTGCTGCTGGTGCGGCCCTGCCACCGGGTGATCGGGGCGAACGGGTCACTCACCGGGTACGCGGCGGGGCTGGACCGCAAGCGGCTGCTGCTCAGCCACGAGGGCCTCACCCTCCCGGCCGCCTGA
- the rpsN gene encoding 30S ribosomal protein S14, producing the protein MAKKSKIARDEQRRAVVARYAARRAELKELIRHPATSAEQRAAAQRELRRQPRDASATRVRNRDGVDGRPRGYFRAFGLSRVNLRAQAHAGFLPGVRKSSW; encoded by the coding sequence ATGGCGAAGAAGAGCAAGATCGCGCGGGACGAGCAGCGGCGGGCCGTGGTCGCCCGGTACGCCGCCCGCCGGGCGGAGCTGAAGGAGCTGATCCGCCACCCCGCCACCTCCGCCGAGCAGCGGGCCGCGGCCCAGCGGGAACTGCGCCGCCAGCCACGGGACGCCAGCGCCACCCGGGTCCGCAACCGGGACGGCGTGGACGGCCGGCCGCGCGGCTACTTCCGCGCCTTCGGCCTGTCCCGGGTCAACCTCCGGGCCCAGGCGCACGCGGGCTTCCTGCCGGGGGTGCGCAAGTCCAGCTGGTGA
- a CDS encoding DUF397 domain-containing protein, which produces MAASDLHDVVWQKSRHSNSQGSCVEFAKLPDGGVAVRNSRFPDGPALIYTPAEIAALLLGVKDGEFDHLVLD; this is translated from the coding sequence ATGGCGGCATCGGACCTCCATGACGTCGTCTGGCAGAAGAGCCGGCACAGCAACTCGCAAGGTTCCTGCGTCGAATTCGCCAAACTGCCGGACGGCGGTGTGGCCGTGCGGAATTCCCGCTTCCCCGACGGGCCCGCGCTGATCTACACGCCCGCGGAGATCGCCGCACTGCTGCTGGGCGTCAAGGACGGGGAGTTCGACCACCTCGTGCTGGACTGA
- a CDS encoding alpha-ketoglutarate-dependent dioxygenase AlkB family protein — MDGSAVGSTAGGPVVVAPGAVHVPGWLGVGAQRRLVEVCRRWAVGPVPIRHTRLPRGGVMSVRTVCLGWHWQPYRYTRTADDVNGARVAPFPEWLVRLGRRALVAAYRDPAAGDGYRPDTALINFYDDRARMGMHQDKDERSGAPVVSLSVGDSCVFRFGNTESRGRPYTDVELASGDLFVFGGPARFAYHGVPRVLPGSGNPATGLARGRLNITLRVTGLPG; from the coding sequence GTGGACGGCAGTGCGGTCGGCAGCACGGCCGGCGGCCCGGTGGTGGTCGCCCCCGGAGCGGTCCATGTGCCGGGCTGGCTGGGTGTGGGCGCGCAGCGCCGTCTGGTCGAGGTGTGCCGCCGGTGGGCGGTCGGCCCGGTGCCGATCCGGCACACCCGGCTGCCACGCGGCGGCGTGATGTCGGTCCGTACGGTGTGCCTGGGCTGGCACTGGCAGCCGTACCGGTACACCCGTACCGCCGATGACGTGAACGGGGCCCGGGTGGCACCGTTCCCGGAGTGGCTGGTCCGGCTGGGCCGCCGCGCGCTGGTGGCGGCGTACCGGGACCCGGCGGCCGGGGACGGCTACCGGCCGGACACCGCGCTGATCAACTTCTACGACGACCGGGCCCGGATGGGCATGCACCAGGACAAGGACGAGCGCTCCGGGGCGCCGGTGGTGTCGCTGAGCGTCGGCGACAGCTGCGTGTTCCGCTTCGGGAACACCGAGAGCCGGGGCCGGCCGTACACGGACGTCGAGCTGGCCTCCGGGGACCTGTTCGTCTTCGGCGGACCGGCGCGGTTCGCGTACCACGGCGTGCCCAGGGTCCTCCCGGGCAGCGGAAACCCGGCCACCGGCCTGGCCCGTGGCCGTCTCAACATCACCCTGCGGGTCACCGGCCTGCCCGGCTGA
- a CDS encoding 2OG-Fe(II) oxygenase, whose protein sequence is MTTTGTGPARPRERVEAADWVALAAELDAAGCALTPQLLTTEECREIAALYTDAARFRATIDMARHRFGAGQYRYFARPFPEPVEELRQACYVRLLPIAREWARRLGRPAPWPDTLDEWLEMCHRAGQTRPTPILLRYAEGDWNALHRDLYGDLVFPLQIVIGLDDAGTDYTGGEFLLVEQRARAQSRGIATVLRQGHGLVFTTRDRPVPSVRGWSASAVRHGVSVVRSGTRHTLGLVFHDAA, encoded by the coding sequence ATGACCACCACCGGCACGGGGCCGGCCCGGCCCCGGGAGCGGGTCGAGGCGGCCGACTGGGTGGCGCTCGCCGCCGAGCTGGACGCCGCCGGCTGCGCCCTCACCCCCCAACTGCTGACGACCGAGGAGTGCCGGGAGATCGCCGCGCTCTACACCGACGCGGCGCGCTTCCGCGCCACCATCGACATGGCCAGGCACCGGTTCGGGGCCGGGCAGTACCGCTACTTCGCCCGTCCCTTCCCGGAGCCGGTGGAGGAGCTGCGGCAGGCGTGTTACGTCCGGCTGCTGCCCATCGCCCGCGAGTGGGCGCGACGGCTCGGCCGCCCGGCGCCCTGGCCGGACACCCTGGACGAGTGGCTGGAGATGTGCCATCGGGCCGGCCAGACACGGCCCACCCCCATCCTGCTGCGGTACGCGGAAGGCGACTGGAACGCCCTCCACCGCGACCTGTACGGGGATCTGGTCTTCCCGCTCCAGATCGTGATCGGCCTGGACGACGCCGGCACCGACTACACCGGTGGCGAATTCCTGCTGGTCGAGCAGCGGGCTCGGGCGCAGTCCCGGGGCATCGCCACCGTGCTGCGGCAGGGCCACGGCCTGGTGTTCACCACCCGCGACCGCCCGGTGCCGTCCGTCCGTGGCTGGTCCGCCTCGGCGGTACGGCACGGGGTCAGCGTCGTACGCTCGGGTACCCGGCACACCCTGGGCCTGGTCTTCCACGACGCGGCATGA